Proteins encoded in a region of the Zea mays cultivar B73 chromosome 2, Zm-B73-REFERENCE-NAM-5.0, whole genome shotgun sequence genome:
- the LOC100282231 gene encoding probable uridine nucleosidase 2 isoform X1, which yields MPCLAFAYLLIEPSEQGETRHRVRPPHPPPLRSSSPPAACLNGSTRQEGGRKETVDQSLRRRPIHHRSDEREEMKIIIDTDPGIDDSVAILMAFQMPGVQVLGLTTIFGNCTTEHATRNALILCEKASHLEVPVAEGSHEPLKGGKPHVADFVHGPDGLGNVDLPDPTIKKVEESATDFLVDKVSRFPGEVSVLALGPLTNIALAIKKDPSFVKNVKKIVVLGGAFFAAGNATPSAEANIHSDPEAADMVFTSGADIYVVGLNITTQVSFTDKDLLELRNSQGKYAQFLCDVCKFYLDWHTESYGAPVIFLHDPVSFAALVRPELFTFKKGVVRVETQGICVGHTSMDMLLKKWNSENPWTGYSPISVAWTVDVPKVVAFVKELVTKP from the exons ATGCCTTGCCTTGCCTTTGCCTACCTGTTGATCGAGCCGAGCGAGCAGGGAGAGACACGGCACCGAGTGAGGCCGCCGCATCCTCCTCCTCTCCGATCC TCCAGTCCGCCTGCTGCCTGCCTCAACGGATCGACGCGACAGGAGGGAGGGAGGAAGGAGACGGTCGATCAGAGTCTGAGACGGAGGCCGATCCACCACCGCAGCGACGAGCGGGAGGAGATGAAGATCATCATTGACACGGATCCCGGCATCG ATGACAGCGTGGCCATCCTGATGGCATTCCAGATGCCGGGCGTCCAGGTCCTAGGGCTCACCACCATCTTCGGAAACTGCACCACAGAGCATGCCACACGCAACGCCTTGATCCTG TGCGAGAAGGCAAGCCATCTAGAGGTCCCAGTAGCTGAGGGCAGCCATGAGCCTCTCAAG GGAGGAAAGCCGCACGTTGCTGACTTCGTTCATGGACCTGATGGCCTCGGGAACGTAGATCTTCCTGATCCCACTATCAAGAAAGTGGAGGAAAGTGCTACCGACTTCTTGGTTGATAAGGTCTCGCGATTTCCTGGAGAGGTCTCTGTGCTCGCCTTGGGTCCTCTGACAAACATAGCATTG GCCATCAAGAAGGATCCCTCATTCGTGAAAAACGTTAAGAAGATCGTTGTGCTGGGTGGAGCGTTCTTTGCGGCTGGAAATGCCACTCCTTCCGCTGAAGCAAAT ATCCACAGTGATCCGGAGGCAGCCGACATGGTTTTCACTTCTGGGGCGGACATCTACGTCGTTGGCCTCAACATCACAACGCAAGTCAGCTTCACAG ATAAGGATCTCCTGGAGCTAAGAAACTCGCAAGGGAAGTACGCACAGTTCCTATGTGATGTATGCAAGTTCTACTTGGACTGGCACACCGAGTCTTATGGTGCTCCTG TGATTTTCCTCCACGATCCGGTCAGCTTTGCCGCGCTAGTTCGTCCGGAGCTGTTCACGTTCAAGAAGGGCGTGGTGAGGGTGGAGACGCAGGGCATCTGCGTCGGGCATACTTCCATGGACATGTTGCTGAAGAA GTGGAACTCAGAGAACCCGTGGACTGGCTACTCACCGATTTCGGTCGCATGGACGGTCGATGTGCCCAAGGTGGTCGCGTTTGTGAAGGAGCTCGTCACCAAGCCGTGA
- the LOC100282231 gene encoding probable uridine nucleosidase 2 isoform X2, with protein sequence MKIIIDTDPGIDDSVAILMAFQMPGVQVLGLTTIFGNCTTEHATRNALILCEKASHLEVPVAEGSHEPLKGGKPHVADFVHGPDGLGNVDLPDPTIKKVEESATDFLVDKVSRFPGEVSVLALGPLTNIALAIKKDPSFVKNVKKIVVLGGAFFAAGNATPSAEANIHSDPEAADMVFTSGADIYVVGLNITTQVSFTDKDLLELRNSQGKYAQFLCDVCKFYLDWHTESYGAPVIFLHDPVSFAALVRPELFTFKKGVVRVETQGICVGHTSMDMLLKKWNSENPWTGYSPISVAWTVDVPKVVAFVKELVTKP encoded by the exons ATGAAGATCATCATTGACACGGATCCCGGCATCG ATGACAGCGTGGCCATCCTGATGGCATTCCAGATGCCGGGCGTCCAGGTCCTAGGGCTCACCACCATCTTCGGAAACTGCACCACAGAGCATGCCACACGCAACGCCTTGATCCTG TGCGAGAAGGCAAGCCATCTAGAGGTCCCAGTAGCTGAGGGCAGCCATGAGCCTCTCAAG GGAGGAAAGCCGCACGTTGCTGACTTCGTTCATGGACCTGATGGCCTCGGGAACGTAGATCTTCCTGATCCCACTATCAAGAAAGTGGAGGAAAGTGCTACCGACTTCTTGGTTGATAAGGTCTCGCGATTTCCTGGAGAGGTCTCTGTGCTCGCCTTGGGTCCTCTGACAAACATAGCATTG GCCATCAAGAAGGATCCCTCATTCGTGAAAAACGTTAAGAAGATCGTTGTGCTGGGTGGAGCGTTCTTTGCGGCTGGAAATGCCACTCCTTCCGCTGAAGCAAAT ATCCACAGTGATCCGGAGGCAGCCGACATGGTTTTCACTTCTGGGGCGGACATCTACGTCGTTGGCCTCAACATCACAACGCAAGTCAGCTTCACAG ATAAGGATCTCCTGGAGCTAAGAAACTCGCAAGGGAAGTACGCACAGTTCCTATGTGATGTATGCAAGTTCTACTTGGACTGGCACACCGAGTCTTATGGTGCTCCTG TGATTTTCCTCCACGATCCGGTCAGCTTTGCCGCGCTAGTTCGTCCGGAGCTGTTCACGTTCAAGAAGGGCGTGGTGAGGGTGGAGACGCAGGGCATCTGCGTCGGGCATACTTCCATGGACATGTTGCTGAAGAA GTGGAACTCAGAGAACCCGTGGACTGGCTACTCACCGATTTCGGTCGCATGGACGGTCGATGTGCCCAAGGTGGTCGCGTTTGTGAAGGAGCTCGTCACCAAGCCGTGA